The Acidobacteriota bacterium DNA window CGAAGCGTACGCCGCGGCTCACGGTTGCTCTAGTCGCCGGGCCGTCCGCTCCCGCACTGTCTCCCAGGATTCACCGGTAGCATCCGAGCTCAACACCCGTCGAGCTCGCCGTTCAATCTCTTTTGCCCACGCGGCCTGGACTGCTGCCAGGTCT harbors:
- a CDS encoding addiction module protein, which gives rise to MSQRADALLQEALALPATERAEVATELLASLDSPSPEDLAAVQAAWAKEIERRARRVLSSDATGESWETVRERTARRLEQP